A window from Salvia miltiorrhiza cultivar Shanhuang (shh) chromosome 2, IMPLAD_Smil_shh, whole genome shotgun sequence encodes these proteins:
- the LOC131013319 gene encoding vesicle-fusing ATPase, with translation MLRLELEFVKKGARDEQVDAVLLSQQIHKRFMNQVMTIGQRVTFEYHGNGYIFTVTEATVGEEKSYGMERGLISPDTFIVYEASNSSGIKIVNQREGTNSNIFRHKEFNLQSFGIGGLSAEFADIFRRAFASRVFPAHVTSKLGIKHVKGMLLYGPPGTGKTLMARQIGKMLNGKEPKIVNGPEVLSKFVGETEKNVRDLFADAEQDQRTKGDQSELHIIIFDEIDAICKSRGSTRDGTGVHDSIVNQLLTKIDGVESLNNVLLIGMTNRKDLLDEALLRPGRLEVQVEISLPDENGRLQILQIHTSKMKESSFIAPDVNLEELAARTKNYSGAELEGVVKSAVSYALNRQLNMEDLTKPVDEENIKVTMEDFLNAVQEVVPAFGASTDDLERCRLNGIVECGTRHNHIYRRTMLLAEQVKVSEGSPLVTCLLEGPSGSGKTAMAATVGIESDFPYVKIISAETMIGLSEPTKCAQIVKVFEDAYRSPLSIIILDDIERLLEYVAIGPRFSNLISQTLLVLLKRLPPKGKKVLVIGTTSEVNFLESVGIRDSFSVTYNVPTLKTEDAKKVLQQLNVFSTDDVESAAEALNDMPLKKLYMVVEMAAQGEHGGSAEAIYSGKEKINISHFYDCLQDMVRY, from the exons ATGCTGAGACTTGAGTTAGAGTTTGTGAAGAAGGGGGCAAGAGATGAACAG GTGGATGCTGTTCTTTTATCCCAGCAAATCCACAAGAGATTCATGAACCAG GTTATGACAATTGGGCAGAGGGTAACATTTGAGTATCATGGCAATGGATATATCTTCACTGTCACTGAAGCTACTGTGGGGGAAGAAAAATCTTATGGTATGGAGAGGGGGTTGATATCACCTGACACATTCATTGTATATGAAGCATCAAATTCAAGTGGAATAAAG ATTGTCAACCAGAGGGAAGGTACTAACAGCAACATCTTCAGGCACAAAGAGTTCAATCTCCAATCATTTGGTATAGGTGGTTTGAGTGCGGAGTTTGCTGATATATTCCGAAGAGCTTTTGCCTCCAGGGTTTTCCCTGCACATGTGACTTCTAA ACTTGGCATCAAGCATGTTAAAGGAATGCTGCTTTATGGACCTCCTGGTACTGGGAAGACTTTAATGGCTCGGCAGATTGGAAAAATGTTGAATGGAAAGGAACCCAAG ATTGTGAATGGGCCTGAAGTGTTGAGCAAGTTCGTTGGTGAAACTGAGAAGAATGTCAGAGATCTATTTGCTGATGCTGAGCAAGATCAAAGAACCAAAG GTGATCAGAGTGAGTTGCATATCATCATCTTTGATGAGATTGATGCAATTTGTAAG TCTAGAGGTTCAACTAGAGATGGGACTGGCGTGCACGACAGTATTGTGAACCAACTCCTCACTAAG ATAGATGGTGTGGAATCATTGAATAATGTCTTGCTTATTGGAATGACAAACAGAAAAGATTTGCTTGATGAAGCTCTTCTGAG GCCTGGACGTTTGGAAGTCCAAGTGGAAATCAGCCTTCCTGATGAAAATGGTCGGTTACAGATTCTTCAAATTCATACAAGCAAGATGAAAGAAAGTTCATTTATTGCTCCAGATGTGAATTTGGAAGAGCTTG CTGCTAGGACAAAGAACTACAGTGGAGCAGAGCTGGAAGGTGTAGTAAAAAGTGCAGTCTCATATGCTTTGAATAGGCAACTAAATATGGAGGATCTTACAAAACCTGTCGATGAAGAGAATATAAAAGTTACAATGGAAGATTTTCTGAATGCTGTTCAAGAAGTGGTTCCAGCATTTGGAGCTTCAACAGATGACCTTGAACGTTGCAG ACTAAATGGCATTGTGGAATGTGGGACAAGGCACAATCATATTTACCGAAGAACCATGCTTTTAGCCGAACAAGTTAAAGTTAGTGAAGGAAGTCCACTTGTTACTTGCCTTCTAGAAGGCCCAAGTGGAAG TGGTAAGACTGCAATGGCAGCAACAGTCGGTATTGAAAGCGATTTCCCTTATGTGAAGATT ATATCTGCTGAAACAATGATTGGACTCAGTGAGCCTACAAAATGTGCTCAAATCGTTAAG GTATTTGAAGATGCTTATCGGTCGCCACTAAGCATAATTATCCTTGATGACATCGAAAG GTTATTGGAATATGTTGCCATTGGACCTCGCTTTTCAAATTTAATCTCTCAAACGTTGTTGGTGCTTCTGAAACGGCTTCCTCCAAAG GGGAAAAAAGTTCTTGTAATTGGGACTACAAGTGAAGTTAATTTTCTAGAATCAGTTGGTATTCGAGATTCATTCTCAGTGACCTACAATGTTCCAACACTGAAGACAGAAGATGCCAAAAAG GTGTTACAGCAGCTTAATGTTTTCTCAACTGATGATGTTGAGTCTGCTGCAGAGGCATTGAATGAT ATGCCCCTCAAAAAGCTGTACATGGTTGTGGAAATGGCTGCTCAGGGAGAACATGGTGGAAGTGCAGAAGCTATTTATTCTGGTAAAGAAAAGATCAATATCTCGCACTTCTACGATTGCCTTCAGGATATGGTACGCTATTAG
- the LOC131013320 gene encoding cytochrome c oxidase copper chaperone 1-like, whose protein sequence is MGVGSSSQNSSAMVAIKSQEDQGSAPDLKPKKKICCACPETKKLRDECIVEHGESACEKWIEAHRKCLRAEGFNV, encoded by the coding sequence atgGGTGTCGGATCTTCAAGTCAGAACTCTTCCGCTATGGTGGCCATTAAATCACAGGAAGACCAAGGTTCTGCACCCGATTTAAAGCCAAAGAAGAAGATCTGTTGTGCTTGCCCCGAGACTAAGAAGCTGAGGGATGAATGCATTGTGGAGCATGGTGAATCTGCTTGTGAAAAATGGATCGAGGCTCACCGCAAATGCCTTCGTGCAGAAGGCTTTAATGTTTGA